CCCTCCAACAAAACATAATATACACATCTTCAAAGCCCAAACAAACGATACATGGGTGCGGGATTTTGGGGCCATCACTGTTTTTGAAAACAATAAAACAAAACTTCTTGATTTTACATTCAACGGCTGGGGGCTAAAATTTCCAGCAAACTACGATAATCAGCTCAATAGAAAAATTTTTCATACCAAAAAGATTGGCTTTGTATTAGAAGGTGGTAGTATCGATAGCAATGGAGAGGGAGTCTTGCTCACTACCTCAACATGCCTTTTGGAAGCCAATAGAAATCCCCATCTATCAAAAGATGAAATTGAAAAGCAACTCAAAACCTTCTTTGGACTTAAAAAGATTTTGTGGCTAAATCACGGCTTTTTAGAAGGAGATGATACAGACAGCCATATCGACATGCTAGCGCGCTTCGTCTCTGCTAATAAAATTGCCTATATCACTTGTGACAACAAAGATGACATACACTATATCGAATTAAAATTGATGGAAAAAGAGCTGCAAAGCTTTGGATTTGAGTTAGTTCCTTTGCCATTCGTCTCAGCTAAATATTTTGAAAATGAAAGACTTCCAGTAAGTTATGCCAACTTTGTTATAATAAATGGTGCAGTAATAATGCCAACATATAATGATCCAAATGACGAAGAGGCTTTGAAAATTTTTCAAAAACTTTTCCCATCACGAGATATTATTGGACTTGATGCCTCAGTGCTTATTCGCCAGCACGGCTCGATTCATTGCAGCTGTATGAATATATTTTAAAGGAGTATATGTGCGTTTTTTGCTTTTATTCTTTTTTGCTACACTTCTTTTTGCCAAAGATACGATACTTGTCTCAATTTTGCCACAAAAATTCTTTTTGGAGCAGATTGCAAAGGATAGTTTTGATATAGAAGTACTTATACCCCCAGGGGCAAGCCCTGCCACATATACTCTCAAACCATCACAAATAAAAAAGATCCGCAAAGCTCGCTGCTATTTTACTATAGGTGTTCCTTTTGAAAAGGCATGGAGAGATCGTATACAGGCTGCAAACTCTGAGCTTCATTTCGTAGATAGTGGCAAATATATTCGTCGCTATCCCCTAGCACATCATCACCACCATGAAGAGCATGAGCATGAAAAGAGCCTCGATCCCCATATATGGTTAGCCCCCAATCTCGTACCCCTTATTGCTAGAGCAATGCTTGATGAACTTCTAAAACTTGAGCCCAATAAAAAGAAGTTCTTTCTCACAAACTATCAAGAATTTGCCCAAAAAACTATAGAGATTGATTCCAAAATCTATTCTTTGCTTTTGCAAAAAAAATCAAAAGCTTTTTTGGTTTATCACCCCTCTTTTGGCTACTTTGCTAGAAGTTATGGTTTGGAGCAACTTGCAATCGAAAAAGAGGGGAAAGAGCCAAAAATGCAAGATCTTATACAATTAGCCAAAAAAGCAAAAGCACTGGGCATTAAAACAATTTTCATCGAACCGCAGTTTCCACAAAAAAGCGCCAAGTTTCTTGCCCAAAAAATTGGTGCTATGGTAAAAGTCATCGATCCCCTTGCATATGATTGGGAAAACAATATTTTAAAGGTAGCGCGTGCAATTGCCGGCGATTGAGGTTGATGGACTCTACTTTGCTTATGACAAAGAGTATGTCTTAGAAAATATTAACCTCACAATCTATGATAAAGAGTATATTGCAATTATTGGGCCAAATGGTGGTGGGAAGACAACTTTTCTCAAGCTCCTTCTAGGACTCTTGCAACCTCAAAAAGGTAAAATCTCTATTTATGGAAAAGAGCCATCTCAAGCAAAAAATCTCATTGGCTATCTGCCACAACAGACAAACTTCAATCTCGATATGCCCTTGCAAGCAAAGGAGATCATCTTGCAAGGAAGACTGAGTGCAAAGAAGTTTCGTTTTGATAAAGATGACCTTACACTATTGGATGAAATTGCACAAAAACTCAATATTGCCCATCTGCTTCATAAAAAGATAGGCACCCTCTCTGGTGGACAGAGACAGCGGGTACTCCTGGCACGTGCGCTTATTACAAAACCAAAAATCTTAATCCTCGATGAGCCAACTGCAGCAGTAGATATTGAAGCACAAAAAGAGATTTATGAAATTTTGCGAAATCTATCCATTACAAGACTTGTTGTAAGCCACGATGTAAATATTTTGCTCGAAGGTGTAGATCGGGTACTCTATATCAATCGCACACTCTATATCCATGATAATCTCAAGCTCAATATCCAAAAAAGAGATGGCCATTTTTGCGAAATGGAGCTTTTTGAAGAGCTTAAAAAGGCTTGCATCCATGATTGAGACAATCACTTTTTTTGCAAACTCTTTTCTTGCCACAGCTCTTCTTGCAATCGCTATTGCAATTATTGGATCCATCATGCTTATAAATCGCTACAACTATTTAGCTGCAAGTATCGCTCATGGTAGCTATGGTGGCGTCGGTATGGCTATTTATCTTGGTACGGGAGTAGTTCTGGGAGCGACACTCTTTGCAGTTGCTTTGGCGTTACTGCTTGCCTATATCACCTACAAAGAAAACCGCCGCACAGATATTTTAATTGGAGTTTTATGGGCTGTAGGAATGAGTATAGGCATTATTTTTATTGATCTTACTCCTGGTTACAATGTAGATCTGCTTGCTTTTTTATTTGGAAATATCCTTCTCATTCCAAAAAGCGATCTCTTTTTTATGGCTGGTGTGGATCTTGCACTGCTCATATATTTAAGCACCTTTTATCACCATATCTTAGCAGTGGCATACGACAAAGAGTTTGCACTTACACGCGGACTCAATGTCAAACTCATACACACTCTTACTCTCATACTCATTGCCCTCACAGTTGTGATGAGTATACGATCCATTGGGCTTATTCTAGTAATAGCACTGTTTAGTATTCCACCCTATATTGCAGAAAAGTATACAAAAAACTTTATATCTATGATGATTGTAGCTGGTATAATTAGCTTTATTATCATGTGCATAGGTCTCTTTGTAGCCTCATCACTCAATATTTCAGCAACTGCCTCGATTATAATTATTGCTGGAGTTCTTTTTATACTAACATTTATAAGGATAAAACAGTGAAAGTGGCCTTGATACAACAATGTTTTCATAAAACAAAAGAGGATACTATCAAAAAAAGTTTAGAACTCATTGATACAGTTAGTGATGCAGAGCTTGTAGTGCTCCAAGAGCTTCATCAAGGACCATATTTTTGTCAAAGTGAAGATACACAAAACTTTGCTTTAGCAGAAGAGTTTGCTGCTGATGTAGAGTTTTGGCGATGGGTCAGTGAAGAAAAAAGTATTGTACTGGTCACAAGTCTTTTTGAAAAGAGAGCTCCTGGACTTTACCATAATACTGCAGTGGTTTTTGATAAAGGAAAAATAGCGGGGATATATCGCAAAATGCATATTCCGGATGATCCCGGATTTTATGAGAAATTTTACTTTACTCCTGGAGATCTTGGATTTGAGCCAATTGACACTTCAGTTGGAAGATTGGGGGTACTGGTTTGTTGGGATCAATGGTATCCTGAGGCTGCAAGGATAATGGCGCTCAAAGGTGCGGAGATCCTTATCTATCCAACAGCAATTGGATGGTTCGATGAAGATAGTGAAGATGAAAAAAATCGCCAACTAGATGCTTGGATAACAATCCAACGCTCTCATGCCATTGCAAATGGATTACCACTTATTAGTGTCAACCGTGTAGGATTTGAAGAAGACCTGAGTGGATGCCTCAAAGGCATTCGATTTTGGGGCAATAGCTTTGTGTGTGGTCCACAAGGAGAGATTATTATACAAGGAGATAACAAAAGTGAACAAGCGTTAATATGCGAAATTGATATTAACCGTACAAAAGAAGTACGTGATATCTGGCCATTTTTACGCGATCGTAGGATTGAAGCCTATGAGTGTCTATTACAAAGATTTTGCCAAAGGAGTAGTATTGAAAATAAGTCCAATAAGAGAAAATGAAAAAGTAACATATAAAAATCCACCTTATGAGTTTTTTGAAGCAGTTGGTGGAGTAGATGGAATGAAAGATTTTATGTATAGCTTCTATGATAAGATTTATGAGAGTGAAATTGCCCACTTTTTCCCACAAGATGAGGAGGAGTTTGCAAAAGTCAAAGAGAAAAATACACTCTTTTTCATAGCTATTTGTGGAGGACCAAAGCTCTATGAAGGTGCAAGTGACAAAAATCTCAATGAATACATGATCGAATTTCACAAAAATTTTTCAATTGATGAAAAAGCCAGAATCGAATGGCTAGGAACTATGATGGAGACACTTGAAGAGCTTGATATTCCAAAAGAACTCAAGCAAGCATTTTGGGATTATGTAGACAACTTTTCCAAGCTTATGGTAAATCGCTCCAGTGAGCTATATAAATATGTCTAGCCTTACTGAGAGTTTCGTTCAAACCACCAACAAAGAGCAAAAAGAAGACCTGGCGTCTTTGGCTTGCTCTCATCATACATAAATTCTTGCGCTTTTGCTACAGGAAGATAGACTACCTCTATCACCTCATCATCTATACCGCCACCATCTGCTATCTGTGTACTCACTTCTGCGTAGTAGAGAGTCTGCTTCGATCCAGCAAAGCCTACTGAAGTAAAAAATGAAGTAATTTTTTCAATTTTTTCTACCTGGTAGCCAGTCTCTTCTTCTACCTCTTCAATAGCTATCTGCTCCAAGCTTTTCTCTTTATCTACTATACCAGCACACAATTCATAACTAAACTCAAAGCCGTGCTGCATATATAAAGCCGGCCGAAACTGCTTGACAAGCACAAATACATCTTTTTGTGGATGATAGAGCAATATAGCCACACTATCATGCGCTTTTACTGCTTCCCACCGCTTTGTCTTTCCATTTTGTTCATAAACAATTTCAACTGGCTCTATAAATTTTGGATTCTTTAAAACTTTAATCTCTTTTATCATCTTAGTGTACCAACATAACTTTTGCAAGTCCCAAAAATGCAAAAAATCCCACAACATCTGTGACAGTTGTAAGTAATACACTACTCCCCACTGCAGGATCTTGCCCAACTTTTTTGAGAAACAGCGGAATAACTGCACCAAAAAATCCAGCTGCCAAAAGATTGATAATCATTGCAAGAGCAATGACAACACCTAAAAGATGATTACCAAACCATATCCATGCAATCGCCCCCATAATAACAGCAAAAATGAGTCCATTCAACAATGAGACAACAGTCTCCTTCATGAGTGCCTTTTTTGCGTTTTGCCAGTCAATCTCTCCAAGGGCAAGTTTACGTACAACTACTGTGAGTGTTTGCGTTCCAGCATTCCCTCCCATAGAAGCTACTATTGGCATCAATACTGCAAGAGCTACATATTTTTGGATCGTCTCATCAAAAAGCCCAATGACAAAAGAGGCAAGTATCGCAGTACCTAAGTTTATAAGAAGCCACCAAGCTCTCTTTTTTGTTACCTCTTTAATATCCTCTTCCTCTTCTGCTTCCTCTTCAAGACCTGCAAGGTTATAGATCTGCTCTGTTGCTTGCTCTTCAATCAAGTCTATAACATCATCCGATGTGATACGCCCTAGCAATCTTCCTTCATCATCAACTACTGCCACAACAGCCAAGTCATAATCTTCAAACTTCTTAATAAGTTCAGCCACAGGTTCATTTACATGCACAGTAATAGGTTCATACTTTTTTTCATGAATAATGTCTGCAAATTTGGCATTAAAATCGTAAAGAATAAGATCTTCTAAAGGAATAATTGCTTTGAGTTTCTCATCTTTATCAACTACATATACCTGGTGAATATTTGACACTTCACCCTCAGCCTTAAGCTTTCTGAGTCTCTCAATTGCATCTTTTACCTTTTCATCTACATAGGCTTTAAATACCTCTGTTTGCATATATGCACCGGCGGTAGATTCATCATAAGAGCTGAGAGTCTCAATCTCTTCTTTATACTCTTTATCGATATTTTGTAAGACTTTTTGCTCTAAATCACTATCGATATCTTCAATATCTTTGACTAAATCCACCGCATCATCACTATCAAGCTCTTCTACCGCTTTTGCGAGCTTTTTGACTGAAAGCTGCTCGATCGCTTCATCTTTAATCGATTCTGGAAGCTCTAAGAGTACTTCACCAAGCACCTCTTCTGGAAGTTTGCGTAAAATCGCAAAAAACTCCTCTTTATTTTCACTATAGAGATATTTGAGAAATGCTGCTATTTCAGAAGGGTGGAGAGTAATTTCACCGCTTTTGAGCTCTGTTTCTAAAATATGTCGAATTTTTAGTACCTCATCCTTTTGCATTATCCCCTCCTTCTATACTTTTAAGCACTTCTAAAATTTTTGGTTTCTCTCTTTTTTGTACAAGCTCATTGAGTTCCTCTTTATATCTATTGACAATCTTTTTAAATTTTCTCAGCTCTTTGCCACTTAGCCTACTTTTGGTGATACGTACCACTTTGAGAGGATTTATAGCTCTACCATTTTTATAGAGCCCAAAGTGCAGATGTGGTCCAGTACTCAGCCCCGTACTTCCCACATATCCAATAATCTGTCCTTGCTTTACATATTTTCCAGCACGAATATTCCTGCGAAATTTTGATAGATGAGCATAGAGTGTTTTATACCCATCTCTATGGGCAATAATGATTACATTGCCATATCCACCCTTACGCCCAGCAAACACTACTCTCCCGCTGCCAGCAGCCATCACAGGAGTTCCCCGCCTTGCTCCAAAATCCACACCAAGATGCGCTCTATAGCGATGTAGTATTGGATGCCATCTACGAAGCGTAAAACGTGAAGTTATGCGTGCATGGCGCACAGGACGCTTGAGTAAAAAGCTCTCAAGCTCTTTACCATTTTGGTCATAATATCTTCCATTGTAATTAAAAACATAGTTTTTCTTTCCTCTTGTCTCTACTAAAGCAGCCTTAATCACAGGCATCCCAAAGAGCTCCCCTAGTCGCACTTTTTGCTCATAGATAATAGCCAGAGCATCATTTTTGCGAATCGAGTGAGAAAAATCGAGACTATTTTTAAAAGCTGCAACAAATTCGTGCGCTAAACGTAGATTTTTTGTTGCTTTAAGGATCTCGCTGTAAGGGTTACTTTGGATTGCAAGACTGAATCTATCACGAAAATTTTGATAAAAAATTGGCAAAAACTCCAACTTATAGCTGGTATCATCTTTGTAGATATGGATCTGCAACTCTTCATTTATTGGAATGAGAAGATGTTTAATGGCACTGCTGTTGTTATCTTCGTTTACTACAAAATATTTTACACCAGCATGGATCTCATCTGCTAGCTCTTTATCTTCTCTATCAAGATTGTAGTACAAGCTCGCATCGATCCCATGCTTGGCAAAAAAACTCAAAAGAGTCTCGCCCTTTTGCCAAATTGCCTCTTGTACAGTATCTGCTTGCAGTATCAATGCTATGAGCAATGCTAGCAAAATCCTCATTGCAAAAAAATCCCTTATGATGATGTAAAAAGGGTTTAATTTTATCTAAAAAAGGCTTAATATAGAGATACTTTAGTTGCAATTGCTAGCTAGATTTTATAAAAGTTTGGTATTATTATACAAATTCATAAAAGGAGATCTCTTTTGATACGTATACTTTTTTTTGCTTTTACAGCTCTTGTTTTATATGCACAAACCACTACACTTGTCAAAGTAGAGAAAAATCGAGGTATCATTGAGCCTGTGGCACTTCCAAAGGGCACGAGTGGGATTGTCGTTCACCACTATGATAAAAATCATACAAGTATAGTTGCTCGCGCTATTCTTGAAAAGAGTAATCAGATCCGTTTTGAAGTCTTTGATGCACTAGCACAAGAGGCTCTTCCTAAACCAAAAACACTGCCAGCTTCTGGTGATGAAGTGATATTAGGATACCTCTACGATAGAGCTACTATTATCGCACCAAATCTTACTACCTATCAGCAAATAGCAAAAGAGGTGCAGGAGGAGATTCTCCATCCAGATCTTTTTGCAACAGAACTCTCAAAAGCCAAACATCCAGCACCAAGTTATGAAGATTTCAAAAATTTTTGCAATAAATATGCCCTTGCAAAAATTTATTTAGCTCTTAAAGATGAAGTAGCAATAGTTGATTGCTATAGCTTTGAAAAAATAGATGCATTACCTCTACATAGCCGAAGTAAAAAAATCAAACTCCCTTTTTACTCAAGAATTAAGGAGATAGAGACATCAATATTCGATTTTTTTGGAACAAAAGAGATTGACAACTATTATAGCTACTATAAAAAACTGTTGGAGAAGAGATGAAAAAACATATCAAGGCACTGCAAAATCTTATAGGACAAGAAAATGTGAAAGCAGATAAACCCCATAGACTTGCCTACTCCTATGATGCTACGCGAGAGCATTTTGAGCCTGATGTTGTAGTTTTCCCAAAAGATGAGGAAGATGTAAGTAAAATTTTGCGCTACTGTAATGAGCATAAGATTCCAGTAGTGCCAAGAGGCGCTGGCAGCGGTTTTACAGGCGGGGCTCTTCCTGTAGGTGGTGGTGTTGTGCTAGCAGTTGAAAAATATATGAATAAAATTTTAGAGATTGATACCAAAAATATGGTAGCAGTAGTGCAACCTGGCGTCATCAATAAAGATCTCCAGCGTGAAGTAGAAAAGCATGGACTTTTCTATCCACCAGATCCTGCGAGCCAAGACTACTCAACTCTTGGAGGCAACGTGGCTGAAAATGCTGGAGGTATGCGCGCAGCAAAATATGGTATCACCAAAGATTATGTTATGGCACTGCGTGCCGTTTTGCCAAATGGAGATATTATAAGAGCTGGTAAAAGAACAATCAAAGATGTAGCAGGCTATAACATTCCTGGTATTCTCATTGCTAGTGAAGGGACATTGGCAGTTATTACTGAAATCACCCTCAAACTCCTCTCCAAACCAAAACTTACTAAAACTGTCATGGGCGTTTTTCCTACAGTTACTGCAGCAATGAATGCCGTCTATAAATCTTTAGCAGGTGGTGCAAACCCTGTCGCAATGGAGTTTTTGGACAATCTCACAATCCGTGCAGTAGAAGAGAAGTTTCATAAAGGCTTGCCAGTAGAAGCTGGAGCAATCCTTATCAGTGATATCGACGGAAACGTGGAAGAGGAGATCGACTACCAAATAGGACTGCTTGAAAAATTTTTCAAACAGAATGGTGCAACTGAATTTCGCATAGCAAAAGATGAGAAAGAAGCAGCTGATATCTGGTTTGCAAGGCGCAATGCAAGCCAAAGTATCACTATCTATGGAAGTAAAAAAATAAACGAAGATGTTACAGTCCCTAGAAGTGAACTCCCACGCTATCTTGAAGAGGTTGAAAAAATTAGTAAAAAATACAACGTCAAAATCCCATGTTTTGGTCACACTGGTGATGGTAACGTGCATACTAATGTGATGGTTGATGGAAGCGATCCAAAGCAAGTAGAGATTGGCTATAAAGCGATTGAAGAGATATTTCAAATGACTATTGATATTGGAGGTACTTTAAGCGGAGAGCACGGTATAGGACTGAGCAAAGCTCCTTTTATGAAGATGGCCTTTAGTGAAGCTGAGCTGGGTCTTTTTCGCCGCATCAAAGAGGCATTTGATCCCAATAATATTCTCAATCCTGGTAAGATGGGACTATAGCCCATTTGAGAGTGCTTCTAGCACTCTCTCAATAAAGCATTCTGCCCGTAGTAAAAAGGGAACTTCATGATTCAAAAAAGCAAAAAATTTTTTCAATCACTTTATGATCCTGATATCACAATGTACGCCTCTTCTTTGAGTTTCCATACCATTTTTTCCATTATTCCACTCCTGCTTGTTTCATTTTCTATCTTTATACGTTTGCCTAGTTTTGAAAAACACTATGGAAAAATCAAAGAGTTTATTTTCTCTAGCCTCATCCCAACACAGCAAGAAGCAATTACCCAACATATCGATACTTTTTTGCAAAACAGCTCAAAGCTAGGCTTTATAGGATTTGTCTTTATTCTCTTTGCCTCAATTATGTTTTTTCAAAACTACGAATATATTGTAAATAAAATATTCAAATCCAAACCACGCGGTTTTTGGAGCTCTTTGACAATTTACTGGACACTCATGACATTAGCCCCTATTGGATTAGCCCTTTCATTTTTTCTCTCTAGCAAACTCCAAGCGCTACTTAATAGTACCAGCTATACTAGTTGGATCGATTTTTTAACAATCTTTCCCTATCTTATTATCTGGATAATCTTCTTTCTTACATATAAAATCTCATCTACTGCTCTTATTAGTTTTAAGGCAGCTTTTGTATCTTCATTTATAGCTTCACTTATCTGGGATATCAGTAAAAATCTCTTTGTCTACTATGTCATACACAATAAAACATACGCGACAATTTATGGATCTTTTAGTGCAATCCTCTTTTTCTTTTTGTGGATCTATATCTCTTGGATTATTTTTCTCTATGGACTCAAACTATGCTATTTGATAAACAAGAATCAGCCCCACAATCAAAGCAGCTCCCCAGATAAATGCACGCCTATAAATTGATAGTAGTGTTAACAAAAGAAAAAGAGCAGTTTGCCATAATGGTACATCAACTCTAAAAGATGTAACATCACTCTCTAAAAAATATAGCATCCAATCCAAACTTCCTCCAATACCAATTATGTGCAACAATAGAGCCAAAGGATAGAAAACTGCAAAAGCCATACTAAGAAGTGGCGAGAGGAGCTGCAAAGGAGAAAACTGCCCAAAAATAGCTAAACTTAGAGGCAACATAAACCAAAATACCCAAAAATTGAGTGCTATAAAAAGTAGTAAAGGTGAACGAATTTTCACATGATACAAAAAGAGATATATCATATAAACTCCACTCACAGAAAGCCAAAAACCGTAACTAAAAACAAACCTTGGAAAAAGTGCTAGGACAATGAGCACAATCCAAAATAGCGTCTCAAAACTAAGAAGTTTTATATGCCTATCAAAAAGAATAAATCCCACTATCGCCATAATAAATGCTCGGGTTACTGATGGAAGATTGCCTAAAAGCAAAAAATAGCCACCAGCTACAAAGAGTGCTAAGAGTGTAGCAAAAGTGTAGATATTGCGATGAGGCAAAAATCGTTGCCATATACTGCGAAATAAAAAGAGAAAAATTGTCACTACAATGGCAACAAGAAAACCAATATGAAAACCGCTAATTGCTACAAGATGACTTATACCAAAAGAGGAGAGTTTTTGCCTAGTATTGTAATCAAGAGATGTAGCTAAAAAGAGTGCTCCAAAAATCTCTTTTGCTATTTTTGAGCTATGCTGCCTTACTATAAGATCTTTTAGCTTCAAAAACCTATCTTTTGGCAAAACTGCGATAATATATGCTGGAATATAAAAATTGTGAAGAAACTCTATAAATGAGACACGCTTTTTAGATGAGAAAAGAAGAACTTTCACTTTTCTATCACGCAAATCGCGCAACTGCTCATAACTTGTCGTATAAAATGTAAATCCATCCAAACTTTGCAGTTTGAGCACCTGCTTTTTGCCTTTTGCATACTGGTTTTTCACAGTAGCAGTTGTAAAATAGCGCTTTTTGGAAAAGATCTCATTATACTGGCGATACTCCCAAAAAAGATTGAAGCAAAAAAGTAAAAATACGAGGAAAAAGGCGATGAGACGCTGGGAGACATTGGAAAAGAGAGGGGTAGCTGCAAGCATCAAACGATATTGTCTGGAATCTCTATAGTACTTTCTCTAGTGTCATACTCTCTAATTGTCTCAGCAGCCTCCTCGGCAAATTTGACGTAATCTTTATGAAACCAGAGTTTTACTACCCCTGTAGGGCCATTTCTCTGTTTTCCGATGATGATTTCAGCCTCTTCTACCCTTTTTTCTTCTATTTTAATATCTAATAGCTCTCCTCTTGCCTGTGCCTCTTTCATCTTCTGCTTTGCCTCTTTGATTTTATACACATCATCACGATACACAAACAAAATCACATCTGCATCTTGCTCAATAGCACCAGACTCTCTTAAATCACTCAACATTGGCCGTTTATCAACGCGGCTCTCAAGAGAACGATTCAGCTGTGAAAGGGCAATAATTGGAATTTGTAATTCTCTTGCAAGGAGTTTGAGACTTCTACTAATTTCACTGATTTCTAAATGTCTATCTTTAGTTCCACTTCCGCTCATGAGCTGCATATAGTCAATAATTGCTAGCTCAATCTCAGGATGTTGAGATTTGAGCTTTCGCAGCTTTGCTCTTAATTGATGCACATTGAGATTACCTTCATCATCAATAAAAAGCTTTTTTTTCTCATAGTAATCACTCAATCTACTAATCTCATTCCACTCAATATCATTGAGATTTGCAACACGCAGTCTTTGCAGTGGAATGGAAGCTTTTGCACTAAGCATTCTTAACATCAACTGCTCTGCTGGCATTTCAAGAGAGAATATTACCACTCCTTTATTTTGATCGAGTACAGCTTGGGCTAAATTAAGAGCAAACGCAGTTTTTCCCATCGAAGGACGGGCTGCTATGATGATAAGATCCCCTGGATTAAATCCCGCTGTCTTTATGTTAAGATCATGAAAACCTGTATCAAGACCAATGAGAATAGAGTTACCCTTCTCTTTCATTCTTAAAAGATGTTGGAGGGTATCATACATTACCT
The Nitratiruptor tergarcus DSM 16512 genome window above contains:
- a CDS encoding replicative DNA helicase — encoded protein: MEAHLYNLNIERAVLSSILFDPKIFEEVASVLQPKDFYHPFHQKLFEAMLALANEDQPIDEEFLKEKLELQKSFDEAAFLDILAANPLSNTASYVKEIKEKALKRELVHLTTDIKKVTVEQDLPVADVIDEIQSKLYKITTETSSQDFKSSDEVMYDTLQHLLRMKEKGNSILIGLDTGFHDLNIKTAGFNPGDLIIIAARPSMGKTAFALNLAQAVLDQNKGVVIFSLEMPAEQLMLRMLSAKASIPLQRLRVANLNDIEWNEISRLSDYYEKKKLFIDDEGNLNVHQLRAKLRKLKSQHPEIELAIIDYMQLMSGSGTKDRHLEISEISRSLKLLARELQIPIIALSQLNRSLESRVDKRPMLSDLRESGAIEQDADVILFVYRDDVYKIKEAKQKMKEAQARGELLDIKIEEKRVEEAEIIIGKQRNGPTGVVKLWFHKDYVKFAEEAAETIREYDTRESTIEIPDNIV
- a CDS encoding ComEC/Rec2 family competence protein — translated: MLAATPLFSNVSQRLIAFFLVFLLFCFNLFWEYRQYNEIFSKKRYFTTATVKNQYAKGKKQVLKLQSLDGFTFYTTSYEQLRDLRDRKVKVLLFSSKKRVSFIEFLHNFYIPAYIIAVLPKDRFLKLKDLIVRQHSSKIAKEIFGALFLATSLDYNTRQKLSSFGISHLVAISGFHIGFLVAIVVTIFLFLFRSIWQRFLPHRNIYTFATLLALFVAGGYFLLLGNLPSVTRAFIMAIVGFILFDRHIKLLSFETLFWIVLIVLALFPRFVFSYGFWLSVSGVYMIYLFLYHVKIRSPLLLFIALNFWVFWFMLPLSLAIFGQFSPLQLLSPLLSMAFAVFYPLALLLHIIGIGGSLDWMLYFLESDVTSFRVDVPLWQTALFLLLTLLSIYRRAFIWGAALIVGLILVYQIA
- a CDS encoding YihY family inner membrane protein; the encoded protein is MIQKSKKFFQSLYDPDITMYASSLSFHTIFSIIPLLLVSFSIFIRLPSFEKHYGKIKEFIFSSLIPTQQEAITQHIDTFLQNSSKLGFIGFVFILFASIMFFQNYEYIVNKIFKSKPRGFWSSLTIYWTLMTLAPIGLALSFFLSSKLQALLNSTSYTSWIDFLTIFPYLIIWIIFFLTYKISSTALISFKAAFVSSFIASLIWDISKNLFVYYVIHNKTYATIYGSFSAILFFFLWIYISWIIFLYGLKLCYLINKNQPHNQSSSPDKCTPIN
- a CDS encoding FAD-linked oxidase C-terminal domain-containing protein, producing MKKHIKALQNLIGQENVKADKPHRLAYSYDATREHFEPDVVVFPKDEEDVSKILRYCNEHKIPVVPRGAGSGFTGGALPVGGGVVLAVEKYMNKILEIDTKNMVAVVQPGVINKDLQREVEKHGLFYPPDPASQDYSTLGGNVAENAGGMRAAKYGITKDYVMALRAVLPNGDIIRAGKRTIKDVAGYNIPGILIASEGTLAVITEITLKLLSKPKLTKTVMGVFPTVTAAMNAVYKSLAGGANPVAMEFLDNLTIRAVEEKFHKGLPVEAGAILISDIDGNVEEEIDYQIGLLEKFFKQNGATEFRIAKDEKEAADIWFARRNASQSITIYGSKKINEDVTVPRSELPRYLEEVEKISKKYNVKIPCFGHTGDGNVHTNVMVDGSDPKQVEIGYKAIEEIFQMTIDIGGTLSGEHGIGLSKAPFMKMAFSEAELGLFRRIKEAFDPNNILNPGKMGL